In Paraburkholderia bryophila, a single genomic region encodes these proteins:
- a CDS encoding F0F1 ATP synthase subunit B: MRIDWSTLALQTINALVLIWLLSRFLFRPVAQIIAERQKAAQALIGDADAAKRAALVERDTAAREAQQIVAARRDAMQTVAQEAAAEKAALLDAARAEAAGLRAAASAEAEAARVEQDKLAARRATALAIDIATKLLARLPPAACVAGFIDGLADGLAQLPEPVRAQLAAPGATLVLAAPRALSAEEQERCRAVLANGLTRTVPLRFEVEPSLLAGLELRAPHAVVSNNFAADLTRLAAALGEDTHVPG, from the coding sequence ATGCGAATCGACTGGTCGACGCTCGCGCTGCAGACGATCAACGCACTGGTCCTGATCTGGCTGCTGTCGCGCTTTCTGTTCCGCCCGGTCGCGCAGATCATCGCCGAGCGGCAGAAGGCCGCCCAGGCACTGATCGGCGACGCCGACGCGGCGAAGCGTGCGGCGCTCGTCGAGCGCGACACGGCGGCGCGCGAGGCGCAGCAGATCGTCGCCGCGCGGCGCGACGCGATGCAAACGGTCGCCCAGGAGGCGGCGGCGGAAAAGGCCGCGCTACTCGACGCGGCGCGCGCTGAGGCCGCCGGATTGCGCGCCGCGGCCAGCGCCGAAGCCGAGGCCGCGCGCGTCGAACAGGACAAGCTCGCGGCACGCCGGGCGACTGCGCTCGCTATCGACATCGCGACGAAACTGCTCGCCAGATTGCCGCCCGCCGCCTGCGTCGCGGGCTTCATCGACGGTCTTGCCGACGGTCTCGCGCAATTGCCCGAGCCGGTTCGCGCGCAACTCGCCGCACCCGGCGCGACGCTCGTGCTGGCTGCGCCGCGCGCGCTCAGCGCCGAGGAGCAGGAACGCTGCCGCGCCGTCCTGGCGAACGGTCTGACACGAACGGTGCCGCTTCGCTTCGAGGTCGAGCCGTCGCTGCTTGCCGGGTTGGAACTGCGCGCGCCTCACGCCGTCGTGAGCAACAATTTCGCGGCCGATCTCACGCGGCTCGCCGCGGCGCTGGGGGAGGACACGCATGTGCCCGGCTGA
- a CDS encoding F0F1 ATP synthase subunit C: MNNLIEVVSIAAAALAVSFGAIGPALAEGRAVAAAMDAIARQPDSAGTISRTLFVGLAMIETMAIYCLVIALLLLFANPFVK, from the coding sequence ATGAACAATCTCATCGAAGTCGTCAGTATCGCCGCGGCAGCGCTTGCCGTTTCGTTCGGCGCGATCGGGCCGGCGCTGGCCGAAGGCCGTGCCGTCGCCGCTGCGATGGACGCGATCGCCCGCCAGCCCGATTCGGCGGGCACCATTTCGCGCACGCTGTTCGTGGGGCTGGCCATGATCGAGACGATGGCGATCTATTGCCTCGTGATCGCGTTGCTGCTGCTGTTCGCCAACCCGTTCGTCAAGTAG
- a CDS encoding F0F1 ATP synthase subunit A, with protein sequence MIESPLVTAPLLQLGPLAITGPVVATWAIMAVVTAISVLLCRKLSLTPGKAQTALELLVDTLDQQIRDTMQTEPGTYRALIGTLFLFVLVANWSALVPGVTPPTAHIETDAALALIVLGATVFHGIRTRGTAGYFAAFAEPSWVMIPLNVVEQITRTFSLVVRLFGNVMSGVFVIGIILSLAGLLVPIPLMALDLLTGAVQAYIFAVLSMVFIGAAITDPHHSVSVKKGEAS encoded by the coding sequence ATGATCGAGTCGCCGCTGGTTACCGCGCCGCTGCTGCAACTCGGTCCGCTCGCGATCACCGGGCCCGTCGTCGCCACTTGGGCCATCATGGCCGTCGTCACGGCGATCTCGGTGCTGCTGTGCCGCAAGCTGTCGCTGACGCCGGGCAAGGCGCAGACCGCGCTCGAACTGCTGGTCGACACGCTCGATCAGCAAATCCGAGACACCATGCAGACTGAGCCGGGCACCTACCGCGCGCTGATCGGCACGCTGTTCCTGTTCGTGCTGGTGGCCAACTGGTCCGCGCTGGTGCCGGGCGTGACGCCGCCCACCGCGCATATCGAGACGGACGCCGCGCTGGCGCTGATCGTGCTGGGCGCCACGGTGTTCCACGGCATCCGCACGCGCGGCACGGCCGGCTATTTCGCGGCCTTTGCCGAACCGAGCTGGGTCATGATCCCGTTGAACGTCGTCGAGCAGATCACGCGCACGTTTTCTCTGGTGGTGCGGCTGTTCGGCAACGTGATGAGCGGCGTCTTCGTGATCGGCATCATTCTGTCGCTCGCCGGGCTGCTCGTGCCGATTCCACTGATGGCGCTCGACCTGCTGACAGGCGCCGTGCAAGCCTACATTTTCGCCGTGCTGTCGATGGTTTTCATCGGCGCGGCCATCACCGATCCCCATCACTCCGTCAGCGTAAAAAAGGGCGAAGCCTCATGA
- a CDS encoding N-ATPase subunit AtpR: MTNSLPSIAAQLAMGLALGTLAGAWHFMSLRWNWPLFAQGRAATALALQLSRFAVTGALLLLLAHAGALALLAGMAGILLARTIAVRRAGAVS; encoded by the coding sequence ATGACTAATTCATTGCCGTCGATCGCGGCGCAGCTTGCCATGGGTCTTGCGCTCGGCACGCTGGCGGGCGCCTGGCACTTCATGTCGCTGCGCTGGAACTGGCCGCTCTTTGCCCAGGGCAGGGCGGCCACGGCACTGGCGCTGCAACTGTCGCGCTTCGCCGTGACCGGCGCGCTGCTGCTGCTCCTCGCCCACGCCGGCGCGCTCGCGCTGCTCGCCGGCATGGCCGGCATCCTGCTCGCTCGCACCATCGCGGTACGCCGTGCCGGAGCCGTTTCATGA
- a CDS encoding AtpZ/AtpI family protein, translating into MADVAREVAERDLRGRADPEPSLGSRLGQIGILGWAIVLPTLLGLAVGHWLDRTFGTRVFFSAPLLMIGAAVGFWSAWKWMHRQQRDPHD; encoded by the coding sequence ATGGCCGACGTCGCGCGCGAGGTCGCCGAACGCGATCTACGCGGACGCGCCGATCCGGAGCCGTCGCTCGGCAGCCGGCTCGGTCAGATCGGCATCCTCGGCTGGGCCATCGTGCTGCCCACGCTGCTCGGACTCGCCGTCGGCCACTGGCTCGACCGGACCTTCGGCACCCGCGTGTTCTTCTCCGCGCCGCTGCTGATGATCGGTGCGGCGGTGGGCTTCTGGTCGGCGTGGAAATGGATGCATCGTCAACAACGAGACCCTCATGACTAA
- a CDS encoding F0F1 ATP synthase subunit epsilon — MSGAALTLTLATPARVWFDAVEIVSLRAQDESGSFGIRAGHADFVTLLMPSVVRWTEADGATRYCAVDGGVLMVARGAQVSIACREAIAGAALDSLEVAVRDYHAAEEDAARRARVDQLRLHARAVRQMLRYLHPGPDAAALGATPQ; from the coding sequence ATGAGCGGCGCCGCGTTGACGCTCACCCTCGCGACGCCGGCCCGGGTGTGGTTCGACGCCGTCGAGATCGTCTCGCTGCGCGCCCAGGACGAGAGCGGTTCGTTCGGCATCCGCGCCGGGCATGCCGACTTCGTGACGCTGCTGATGCCGTCGGTGGTGCGTTGGACCGAGGCCGACGGCGCGACCCGTTACTGCGCGGTGGACGGCGGGGTGCTGATGGTCGCGCGCGGCGCTCAGGTGTCGATCGCCTGCCGCGAGGCGATTGCCGGCGCCGCGCTGGATAGTCTCGAAGTCGCCGTGCGCGATTACCACGCGGCCGAAGAGGATGCGGCGCGGCGCGCCCGCGTCGATCAGTTGCGCCTGCATGCGCGCGCCGTGCGGCAGATGCTGCGCTATCTGCATCCTGGCCCGGACGCAGCTGCATTGGGAGCCACGCCGCAATGA
- the atpD gene encoding F0F1 ATP synthase subunit beta: MSTQPATIAPNSLSASEAVEGSVIAVRGAVLDIRFASEALPAIEDALIVLPDDLAPVLAEVQAHLGATTVRALALQATAGLRRGTRVRTCGGPLATPVGEAVLGRLLDVTGEPRDDGAALPAQIERRPIHRAAPPLAAQTGATSLFSTGIKVIDLLAPLAQGGKAAMFGGAGVGKTVLVMELIHAMVERYQGISVFAGVGERSREGHEMLLDMRTSGVLGRTVLVYGQMNEPPGARWRVPFTALTIAEYFRDERRQNVLLLMDNVFRFVQAGAEVSGLLGRMPSRVGYQPTLASEVASLQERIVSVGGVSVTAIEAVYVPADDFTDPAVTAIAAHIDSMVVLSRAMAAEGMYPAIDPIASSSILLDPLVVGDEHVKVATEVRRIIEHYRELQDVISLLGIEELGADDRVLVGRARRLQRFLTQPFAVTQAFTGAPGRSVPVADTIAGCKAILAGECDTWQESSLYMIGSLDEAREKEQAAAAQDAPVHVAEPVQ, translated from the coding sequence ATGTCGACTCAACCCGCAACGATCGCGCCGAACAGCTTATCGGCCAGCGAGGCCGTCGAGGGTAGCGTGATCGCCGTGCGCGGCGCGGTGCTCGACATCCGCTTCGCGAGCGAGGCGCTGCCTGCCATCGAGGACGCGCTGATCGTCCTGCCGGACGATCTTGCGCCGGTGCTGGCCGAAGTTCAGGCGCATCTCGGCGCCACCACGGTGCGCGCGCTGGCCCTGCAAGCGACCGCCGGATTGCGCCGCGGCACGCGCGTGCGAACCTGTGGCGGTCCCCTGGCGACGCCGGTCGGCGAGGCGGTGCTCGGCCGGCTGCTCGACGTGACGGGTGAGCCGCGCGACGACGGCGCGGCGCTGCCGGCGCAGATCGAGCGTCGTCCGATTCATCGCGCGGCGCCGCCGCTTGCCGCGCAGACCGGCGCGACCTCGCTGTTCTCCACCGGCATCAAGGTGATCGACCTGCTTGCGCCGCTCGCCCAGGGCGGCAAGGCGGCGATGTTCGGTGGCGCGGGCGTCGGCAAGACCGTGCTGGTGATGGAACTGATTCATGCGATGGTCGAGCGCTACCAGGGCATCTCGGTATTTGCCGGCGTCGGCGAGCGCTCGCGCGAAGGACACGAAATGCTGCTGGATATGCGGACCTCGGGCGTGCTGGGTCGCACCGTTCTGGTCTATGGGCAGATGAACGAACCGCCCGGCGCGCGCTGGCGCGTGCCGTTCACCGCGTTGACGATTGCCGAGTATTTCCGCGACGAGCGTCGCCAGAACGTGCTGCTGCTGATGGACAACGTGTTCCGCTTCGTCCAGGCGGGCGCGGAAGTGTCGGGCCTGCTCGGGCGCATGCCGTCGCGGGTGGGCTATCAGCCGACCCTGGCGAGCGAAGTCGCGAGCCTGCAGGAGCGCATCGTGTCGGTCGGCGGCGTGTCGGTCACCGCGATCGAAGCCGTGTACGTGCCCGCCGACGACTTCACCGATCCTGCCGTGACGGCGATCGCCGCGCACATCGACAGCATGGTCGTGCTGTCTCGTGCGATGGCCGCCGAGGGCATGTATCCCGCCATCGATCCGATCGCCTCGTCGTCGATTCTGCTCGATCCGCTGGTGGTCGGCGACGAACACGTGAAGGTCGCGACGGAGGTGCGCCGGATCATCGAACACTACCGCGAACTGCAGGACGTCATCTCGCTGCTCGGGATCGAGGAGCTGGGCGCCGACGACCGCGTCCTCGTCGGCCGGGCGCGACGGCTGCAGCGTTTTCTGACCCAGCCGTTCGCCGTGACGCAGGCCTTCACGGGAGCACCTGGCCGCTCCGTGCCGGTCGCCGACACGATTGCGGGTTGCAAGGCGATCCTCGCGGGGGAATGCGATACCTGGCAGGAGAGTTCGCTCTACATGATCGGCTCGCTCGACGAAGCGCGCGAGAAGGAACAGGCCGCCGCCGCGCAGGACGCGCCGGTGCACGTCGCGGAGCCGGTGCAATGA
- a CDS encoding potassium channel family protein yields the protein MNEDFRLAGLGGIDRRDGEPAMHAWRWLQWVLLGFSLLAIPAFYLELAGESARLHQLGRLLYAGMAAGFVASLAWLAHLSRKPAGVLVRNRYDVLIAIGACASVMSGVSAWSSFEWCLRILFVGLVAVRIAVSLRGFFSPNRLLLLLATAAVLLASAGAGFYWLEPGVHTYAEGVWLAFESSATVGYGDMAPTTPASRVFAAFVVLLGYGLLSLVFASIAAIFVEQEERLLRREMHRDIKSLQAEIAALRREVHALSGGSRATGEVVDRRDPTPGKHD from the coding sequence ATGAACGAAGATTTTCGGCTCGCCGGTCTGGGCGGTATCGATCGCCGCGACGGTGAACCCGCCATGCACGCATGGCGTTGGCTTCAATGGGTGCTACTCGGCTTCAGCCTGCTCGCGATCCCCGCGTTTTACCTGGAACTGGCCGGCGAATCGGCGCGCCTGCACCAGTTGGGCCGGCTGCTCTATGCCGGCATGGCGGCCGGTTTCGTGGCCTCGCTGGCGTGGCTTGCGCATCTGAGTCGCAAGCCCGCGGGGGTGCTGGTGCGCAACCGCTACGACGTTCTGATCGCGATCGGCGCGTGCGCCAGTGTGATGTCGGGCGTGTCGGCGTGGTCGTCCTTCGAATGGTGTCTGCGCATCCTGTTCGTCGGTCTCGTGGCCGTGCGCATCGCTGTGTCGCTGCGCGGATTCTTCTCGCCGAACCGCTTGCTGTTGCTGCTCGCGACGGCCGCCGTGCTGCTCGCCTCGGCGGGTGCGGGATTCTACTGGCTCGAACCGGGCGTGCACACGTACGCCGAGGGCGTCTGGCTGGCTTTCGAAAGCAGCGCCACCGTTGGGTACGGCGACATGGCGCCGACCACACCGGCCTCGCGCGTCTTCGCCGCGTTCGTTGTGCTGCTGGGCTACGGTTTGCTGTCGCTCGTGTTCGCGAGCATCGCGGCGATCTTCGTCGAGCAGGAAGAGCGACTGCTGCGTCGCGAAATGCATCGGGACATCAAATCGCTGCAAGCGGAGATCGCGGCCCTGCGCAGGGAAGTTCATGCCTTGAGCGGCGGCTCGCGCGCGACCGGCGAGGTGGTGGACCGTCGCGATCCCACGCCCGGCAAACACGACTAA
- a CDS encoding flavodoxin family protein, whose product MSERGTEGDMSEAKVLVVYFSRTGTTRLLARAIAGMLNADLEEICDCSDRVGPGGYLRSLLDALRRKPSEIVPAGLSVSAYDLVVIGSPVWAGSVSAPVRSYLIENRAQLPQVAFFCSFGGRGADEALRAMRALAHRPVVAECKVTAAAAHQGAYAAMAGFAQALKRHLARMREIEWIG is encoded by the coding sequence ATGTCCGAGCGCGGCACGGAGGGGGATATGTCCGAAGCAAAAGTTCTTGTCGTCTATTTCTCGCGCACCGGAACGACGCGGTTATTGGCTAGAGCCATCGCCGGCATGCTGAACGCCGACCTGGAGGAAATCTGCGATTGCAGCGACCGGGTGGGTCCGGGCGGCTATCTGCGGTCGTTGCTGGACGCGCTGCGCCGCAAGCCATCGGAAATCGTTCCAGCCGGGCTGAGCGTCTCGGCGTACGACCTCGTCGTGATCGGCTCACCGGTCTGGGCCGGTTCCGTCTCGGCGCCGGTGCGTTCGTACCTGATCGAAAATCGTGCGCAGCTTCCGCAGGTGGCGTTTTTTTGCAGCTTTGGCGGACGCGGCGCCGACGAGGCGCTTCGCGCGATGCGCGCACTCGCGCACCGGCCGGTCGTCGCCGAATGCAAAGTCACCGCCGCCGCGGCACATCAGGGTGCGTATGCCGCGATGGCTGGGTTTGCCCAGGCGCTAAAAAGGCACCTCGCCCGCATGCGCGAAATCGAATGGATCGGCTGA
- a CDS encoding poly-beta-hydroxybutyrate polymerase N-terminal domain-containing protein: MTELCHEQSRGLVRQQTLTAGTVSGDATTRARDTPFRDLDHAREALIARLTAGLSPAALRAALADWLIHLAAAPGKQLELASLWAAHARSLCAYLGQIGLGQHALPDALGVPAPAVPR, from the coding sequence ATCACGGAACTTTGTCATGAGCAATCTCGCGGACTCGTTCGGCAACAGACGCTAACAGCGGGAACGGTATCGGGCGATGCCACGACTCGCGCGCGGGACACGCCCTTTCGCGATCTCGATCACGCCAGGGAAGCGCTGATCGCGCGGCTCACCGCGGGCTTGTCGCCGGCGGCGTTGCGCGCGGCGCTGGCCGACTGGCTCATTCATCTTGCCGCCGCGCCGGGCAAGCAACTCGAGCTGGCGTCGCTCTGGGCCGCCCATGCGCGAAGCCTGTGCGCGTATCTCGGACAGATCGGGCTCGGCCAGCATGCCCTACCGGATGCACTCGGAGTACCTGCCCCGGCTGTTCCTCGATAA
- a CDS encoding GGDEF domain-containing protein codes for MSEHRRPAHAADFELGNWSVAFKDRRLEASFQRQELPVARASLRVATTFFCVAFLTISLFHFGLSGERPAIAVLCAWLVSVLSAAFGLYAVHVCKESVCVVRCVATIVETIGIGTFLLTVWQQPPDASWTGLAMCVILFVVYVLIPNSLLLTQALAALSTALFLVVAASVERLSGPSLSTLTIWLVLANSAGVIAARRHHKSARDQYRAYRLLSQLSIRDHLTGCFNRRYLDEVLLSTELDRCRRHQHCLGAILCDIDHFKAVNDSYGHASGDTVLQKFASILLLNTRQHVDSVVRYGGEEFLVLLPDTTIDQTIALAERFRRLFEASRTAAGHGCDIGATASFGVACTPWPVGDEDWHENLIVAADAQLYRAKRNGRNQVQATDAAIAVDTMSTAPTHFSNGAGVR; via the coding sequence ATGAGCGAGCACCGCCGCCCCGCACACGCAGCCGATTTCGAACTCGGGAACTGGTCCGTCGCGTTCAAGGATCGACGTCTCGAGGCGAGCTTCCAACGCCAGGAGCTACCTGTTGCACGGGCTTCGCTGCGCGTGGCGACGACGTTCTTCTGCGTGGCGTTCCTGACGATTTCGCTGTTTCACTTTGGCCTCTCCGGCGAGCGGCCGGCAATTGCAGTGCTGTGCGCCTGGCTTGTTTCGGTCCTGAGCGCAGCATTCGGCCTCTACGCCGTGCACGTTTGTAAAGAGTCCGTGTGCGTGGTCCGCTGTGTTGCAACTATCGTCGAAACCATCGGCATTGGGACCTTTCTGTTGACGGTGTGGCAACAGCCGCCCGATGCGTCATGGACCGGCTTGGCGATGTGCGTCATCTTATTTGTCGTGTACGTGCTGATTCCGAACTCGCTATTGCTGACTCAGGCGCTCGCGGCGCTTTCAACGGCGCTCTTCCTCGTCGTGGCCGCCAGCGTCGAGCGGCTGAGCGGCCCGAGCCTGTCGACACTGACGATCTGGCTCGTTCTGGCCAACAGCGCGGGCGTCATCGCGGCGCGCCGCCATCACAAGTCTGCGCGCGACCAGTACCGCGCGTACCGGCTTCTGAGCCAACTTTCCATTCGCGATCATCTGACGGGCTGCTTCAACCGTCGTTATCTCGACGAGGTGCTGCTCAGCACCGAACTGGACCGGTGCCGGCGGCATCAGCATTGCCTTGGCGCGATTCTCTGCGATATCGACCACTTCAAGGCGGTCAACGATAGCTACGGTCACGCATCAGGCGACACCGTGCTGCAGAAATTCGCGAGCATTCTGCTGCTCAATACGCGGCAACACGTCGACAGCGTCGTGCGCTACGGCGGTGAGGAGTTTCTGGTTCTGCTGCCCGATACGACGATCGACCAGACGATCGCGCTGGCCGAGCGGTTTCGTCGGCTATTCGAGGCCAGTCGAACCGCGGCGGGGCACGGCTGCGACATCGGCGCGACGGCCAGTTTCGGCGTGGCCTGCACGCCCTGGCCGGTGGGTGACGAAGACTGGCACGAGAATCTGATCGTGGCCGCGGACGCGCAGCTATACCGTGCGAAGCGCAACGGCCGCAACCAGGTGCAAGCGACGGACGCGGCGATCGCCGTCGACACAATGAGCACCGCACCGACGCACTTCAGCAACGGTGCAGGCGTCCGTTAA
- a CDS encoding methyl-accepting chemotaxis protein, whose amino-acid sequence MNKLLATLNLSKKFLILAAIALLLVAMPTVLFINSTSALVDTKHLERSGIAIERATLRALHAVQQRREADFASGRSGSDASGEIRAATDRADEAFAEVGAQIKADIDSKDPAVAAWQKAQQLWTDLKPAAATQDHAQQASAAYGALIQQLLTANGVFLDHYQLSLDADLDSYQLISGALVDLPALTNELSKTELATALPAAEGQPDAARRVALADLLERIGERGGAAHDDFAKAIAANPQIGASIGKPIDDAQALVDQAVNATRAGLVDLSHQAPAMPSGKPPFAQAVESAYKADATAIDFLDTLLGQQGDSLRREQILLLGMIAGVLLVAGLFAVAVVRSVTRPIASAVAFAQRVSEGDLTSTVEVPGGNETGRLLGALNTMNQSLGGIVADVRSGAGSIADAVEELAVGNTDLSQRTEEQAASLQQTASSMEQLTAAVRQNTDNARQATELAHAAAQASRGGGEAVESVVGIMSGISDSSLRMREIIGVIEGIAFQTNILALNAAVEAARAGDQGRGFAVVAGEVRALAQRSAVAAKDIKGLIETSVSRIVDGTAVVQGAGLAVTHTVSVIGQLATVMSEISAASVEQSAGIDQVNVAIAQMDQITQQNAALVEEAAAAATSLAGQAHALRAGVSVFHLESH is encoded by the coding sequence GTGAACAAGCTGCTGGCGACACTCAACCTGTCGAAAAAATTTCTGATTCTGGCGGCGATCGCCTTGCTGCTGGTGGCGATGCCGACCGTACTCTTCATCAACAGCACGAGCGCGCTGGTCGACACCAAGCATCTGGAACGCAGCGGCATCGCGATCGAGCGTGCCACCTTGCGCGCATTGCATGCGGTTCAGCAACGCCGCGAGGCGGACTTCGCAAGCGGACGGTCGGGCTCGGACGCAAGCGGCGAGATCCGCGCGGCGACCGATCGGGCCGACGAGGCGTTTGCCGAAGTCGGTGCGCAGATCAAGGCGGACATCGACAGCAAGGACCCCGCGGTTGCCGCATGGCAGAAAGCGCAACAGTTGTGGACCGACCTGAAACCGGCTGCCGCCACGCAGGACCACGCGCAGCAGGCAAGCGCCGCATACGGCGCGCTCATCCAGCAATTGCTGACCGCGAACGGCGTTTTTCTGGACCACTATCAACTGTCTCTCGATGCCGATCTGGATAGCTATCAGTTGATCAGCGGCGCACTCGTCGACCTGCCCGCGCTCACCAACGAGCTATCGAAAACGGAACTCGCCACGGCATTGCCGGCCGCTGAAGGTCAACCCGACGCTGCCCGGCGTGTGGCGCTGGCCGATCTACTGGAGCGCATCGGCGAACGCGGTGGCGCGGCACACGACGACTTCGCCAAGGCGATCGCGGCCAACCCGCAAATCGGCGCCTCCATCGGCAAGCCAATCGATGACGCACAGGCGCTCGTCGATCAGGCCGTCAATGCGACCCGCGCAGGCCTCGTCGACCTCTCGCACCAGGCACCGGCCATGCCGTCCGGCAAGCCGCCGTTTGCGCAGGCCGTGGAATCAGCATATAAGGCGGACGCCACGGCGATCGACTTTCTCGACACCCTGCTCGGCCAGCAGGGCGACAGTCTGCGCCGCGAACAGATTCTGCTGCTCGGCATGATCGCGGGTGTTCTGCTCGTGGCCGGCCTGTTTGCGGTCGCCGTTGTGCGCTCGGTCACGCGTCCAATCGCGTCGGCGGTGGCGTTCGCTCAACGCGTGTCGGAAGGCGACCTCACGTCGACGGTCGAGGTGCCGGGCGGCAACGAGACCGGACGCCTGCTCGGGGCGCTCAACACGATGAATCAGAGTCTCGGCGGCATCGTGGCGGATGTGCGCAGCGGCGCGGGCTCGATTGCGGACGCCGTGGAGGAACTCGCCGTCGGCAATACCGACTTATCGCAGCGCACGGAAGAGCAGGCCGCGTCGCTCCAGCAGACCGCGTCGAGCATGGAACAACTGACCGCGGCGGTGCGGCAGAACACGGACAACGCGCGCCAGGCAACCGAATTGGCGCACGCCGCCGCGCAGGCCTCGCGCGGTGGCGGCGAGGCCGTCGAATCGGTCGTCGGGATCATGAGCGGGATATCGGACAGCTCGCTGCGTATGCGTGAAATTATCGGCGTGATCGAAGGCATCGCCTTCCAGACCAATATCCTCGCGTTGAATGCCGCCGTGGAGGCCGCGCGGGCGGGCGACCAGGGCAGGGGCTTTGCCGTCGTTGCCGGCGAAGTGCGAGCGCTCGCGCAGCGCAGCGCCGTCGCCGCCAAAGACATCAAAGGGCTGATCGAAACCTCGGTGAGTCGTATTGTCGACGGCACCGCCGTGGTTCAGGGTGCCGGACTCGCGGTCACGCACACGGTCAGCGTGATCGGCCAACTCGCAACCGTCATGTCCGAGATTTCCGCCGCCTCCGTCGAGCAAAGCGCCGGGATCGATCAGGTGAACGTCGCGATTGCGCAGATGGATCAGATCACCCAGCAGAACGCGGCGCTGGTGGAGGAAGCGGCGGCCGCCGCCACCTCGCTGGCGGGACAGGCCCACGCGTTGCGCGCCGGGGTGTCGGTCTTCCATCTCGAGTCGCATTGA
- a CDS encoding response regulator encodes MNEHLLNVQGVSADTLRRVEDACLAAGAGNWPATVEACRNGALHRVEFAVRRPVDFVKEFAALVRQAGLKLGADNTLDLFLGAPAALECLALPHWSSGDAFKIRTLFDLGLVEEADTTVSALSAVPRSAGITHIRRLRPQPLADIRALILDDDAVSRKVLSAALEREGCDIRTAGEAEAAFGLLRASTPDVIILDIVLGGTMDGFDVCRAMRANPAFAAIPVVFVTGHPAETFRLKAQDMTHARYFEKPLSPAKLRDEVLALSRNVAPRTRRHGSFKRG; translated from the coding sequence ATGAACGAACACCTGCTTAACGTTCAGGGCGTCTCGGCCGACACGTTGCGCCGTGTCGAGGACGCCTGCCTGGCGGCGGGCGCGGGCAACTGGCCGGCCACGGTCGAGGCCTGTCGCAACGGCGCGTTGCATCGGGTGGAGTTCGCGGTGCGCCGGCCCGTCGATTTCGTTAAAGAGTTCGCTGCGCTCGTGAGGCAGGCCGGTCTCAAGCTGGGTGCCGACAATACGCTCGACCTGTTTCTCGGCGCGCCGGCCGCTCTGGAATGCCTCGCTCTGCCGCACTGGTCGTCGGGCGATGCATTCAAGATCCGCACGCTATTCGATCTGGGTCTCGTCGAGGAGGCCGACACCACCGTGTCGGCCCTGTCGGCGGTGCCGCGCTCCGCCGGCATCACGCACATACGCCGTTTGCGGCCTCAGCCGCTGGCCGACATCCGCGCGCTGATTCTCGACGACGATGCGGTCTCGCGCAAGGTGCTGAGCGCGGCGCTCGAACGTGAAGGCTGCGACATCCGCACGGCCGGCGAAGCCGAAGCCGCGTTCGGCCTGCTGCGCGCGTCGACGCCGGACGTCATCATTCTCGACATCGTGCTCGGCGGCACCATGGACGGCTTCGACGTATGCCGGGCCATGCGCGCCAACCCGGCTTTCGCCGCGATTCCCGTGGTTTTCGTGACCGGCCATCCGGCCGAAACGTTCAGGCTCAAAGCGCAGGATATGACGCACGCGCGTTACTTCGAAAAGCCGCTCTCGCCGGCCAAACTGCGCGACGAAGTGCTGGCGTTGTCACGCAACGTCGCGCCGCGCACGCGCAGGCACGGCTCGTTCAAACGCGGCTGA